Proteins found in one Pontibacter sp. SGAir0037 genomic segment:
- a CDS encoding SH3 beta-barrel fold-containing protein encodes MEQIYKRLQLHTRKGWTAKDYLVRLLGKTAVRFTYRTVTDGSGKGGSPKGRIRLADGTRNLELVPKSKHPKSFRAYNSRVKTYYDYTKKQWRSFRTIEVIGIIAYLDPKTGQVLEFAQVLED; translated from the coding sequence TTGGAACAGATATATAAAAGACTACAGCTCCATACTCGTAAAGGATGGACAGCTAAAGACTATTTAGTGCGTCTGCTTGGAAAGACAGCAGTCCGATTTACTTATCGTACTGTAACTGATGGGTCAGGGAAGGGTGGAAGCCCAAAAGGAAGAATAAGACTCGCGGATGGTACCAGGAATCTTGAATTAGTTCCTAAATCAAAGCATCCTAAAAGCTTTAGAGCTTACAATAGCAGGGTGAAGACATATTATGACTACACTAAAAAGCAGTGGCGCTCCTTCAGGACTATAGAGGTGATAGGTATAATAGCCTATTTAGACCCAAAAACAGGCCAAGTATTAGAATTTGCTCAGGTACTAGAGGACTAG
- a CDS encoding helix-turn-helix domain-containing protein — MQEVILLEKAEFYELISKIEMLSKRVEELGELLDEEVTSKEASKITGVSVKTLEIERNRPGTLIIYSKIGRSVRYSRASLMAYKKSKRMRKPRR, encoded by the coding sequence ATGCAAGAGGTCATACTACTTGAAAAAGCTGAATTTTACGAGCTTATTTCCAAAATTGAGATGCTTTCAAAAAGAGTGGAAGAACTGGGGGAACTCTTGGATGAGGAGGTAACTAGCAAAGAGGCTAGCAAAATTACGGGCGTGAGTGTAAAAACTCTAGAAATTGAACGCAACAGACCTGGAACGCTAATAATTTATAGCAAAATAGGGCGATCAGTAAGATATTCTCGTGCTTCTCTAATGGCTTACAAGAAAAGTAAGCGAATGCGTAAGCCAAGGCGATAA
- a CDS encoding DUF5131 family protein, producing MAESSIEWTEATWNPTTGCTKVSQGCKFCYAEVMHKRLQAMGIQKYSNGFRTVTTHPEVLNHPRKWKPSIIFVNSMSDLFHEEIPFDFVQQVFKVMNECPQHTFQVLTKRAERLEELAPLLTWTPNIWMGVSVEDGSVTDRINHLRRTGAVVKFLSLEPLIGPLPSLNLNSIDWVIVGGESGRNPRPMKAEWVVDIQQQCDVARVAFFFKQWGGKNKKAAGRELNGRTYDEMPVATM from the coding sequence ATGGCAGAATCAAGCATAGAATGGACAGAGGCAACTTGGAATCCAACTACTGGATGTACAAAGGTGTCGCAGGGTTGTAAGTTTTGTTATGCGGAGGTAATGCACAAAAGGCTTCAGGCTATGGGTATTCAGAAGTACAGCAACGGATTTCGTACTGTGACAACCCATCCCGAAGTCCTCAACCATCCTAGAAAGTGGAAGCCTTCCATAATATTTGTTAACAGCATGAGCGATCTTTTTCATGAGGAAATTCCTTTTGATTTCGTTCAGCAAGTTTTTAAGGTAATGAATGAGTGTCCTCAGCATACTTTTCAAGTGTTGACTAAACGCGCTGAGCGACTGGAAGAACTGGCTCCTTTACTTACTTGGACACCTAACATTTGGATGGGTGTATCTGTAGAGGATGGTAGTGTTACTGATAGAATCAACCATTTGAGAAGAACTGGAGCTGTGGTAAAGTTCCTTTCCCTAGAACCGCTGATAGGCCCTTTACCAAGCCTAAACCTCAATAGCATTGATTGGGTTATTGTAGGAGGCGAATCTGGCAGGAACCCTAGGCCAATGAAAGCTGAATGGGTTGTTGATATCCAGCAACAATGCGACGTGGCTAGAGTAGCATTTTTCTTTAAGCAATGGGGAGGAAAAAATAAAAAAGCAGCTGGAAGAGAACTCAACGGCAGAACTTACGATGAAATGCCAGTAGCAACAATGTAA
- the tcmP gene encoding three-Cys-motif partner protein TcmP yields the protein MGGRNLHEKAFDEATLAKLEIFENYTKSWLPTFVMQSSPVICIFDLFAGTGYDINGVPGSPIRILQVIKQFIGEIFRKNVKSIRLYLNEYEEEKYVLLKAAIEKFLAENKDVGRIVTYQIDQKDFNVIYPELLPIISQFPSLVFLDQNGVKFTNIENLLKLEKTSQTDFLFFISSSYFKRFGETKEFSNYLKIDAAVLKSNPYKFIHEVVVKAIAQQLPTNTKLRLYPFSIKKQTNIYGLVFGAKHPRAVEKFLNVVWEKNPINGIANFDINEDIAKSGLQFNLFAEPKRTKIEKFNELLESTLQEHKCVTNKFMYLFTLEQGHPLKHANAHLKYLKKVGKIYYDTRTPKLGYKEAYKGDEPVSINWVNVK from the coding sequence ATGGGTGGAAGAAACCTACACGAAAAAGCCTTTGACGAAGCCACTCTAGCCAAGCTGGAAATATTTGAAAATTATACCAAGTCTTGGCTACCAACTTTTGTAATGCAGTCTTCTCCAGTCATCTGTATTTTCGACCTGTTTGCAGGTACAGGCTACGATATTAATGGTGTACCAGGTAGTCCTATTCGAATTCTTCAGGTTATTAAGCAGTTTATAGGTGAAATTTTCAGAAAAAACGTAAAGTCTATAAGGCTTTATCTTAATGAATATGAGGAAGAAAAATATGTTTTACTAAAGGCGGCTATTGAAAAATTTCTCGCTGAAAATAAAGACGTAGGACGGATAGTGACTTACCAAATCGATCAAAAAGATTTTAATGTCATTTATCCAGAACTACTTCCAATTATATCTCAATTCCCAAGTTTGGTATTTTTGGATCAGAATGGTGTTAAATTCACGAATATAGAAAACCTGCTAAAACTGGAAAAAACCAGCCAGACAGACTTTCTTTTCTTTATATCCTCTTCATATTTTAAAAGGTTTGGGGAAACAAAAGAGTTCTCTAACTATCTTAAAATTGATGCTGCAGTTCTCAAGAGCAATCCTTATAAGTTTATACATGAAGTTGTTGTTAAAGCAATTGCTCAACAGTTGCCTACAAATACCAAATTGAGACTTTATCCGTTTTCGATTAAGAAGCAGACTAATATTTACGGTTTGGTATTTGGCGCGAAGCATCCAAGGGCTGTTGAGAAGTTTTTAAATGTTGTGTGGGAAAAAAATCCAATAAATGGTATAGCAAACTTTGATATAAACGAAGACATTGCAAAATCAGGTCTTCAGTTTAACTTGTTTGCTGAGCCAAAGAGAACTAAAATAGAAAAGTTTAATGAGCTCCTAGAAAGCACTCTTCAAGAACATAAGTGCGTCACTAACAAGTTTATGTATTTATTTACTCTGGAGCAAGGCCATCCACTTAAGCATGCAAATGCACACCTAAAATATTTAAAGAAAGTAGGTAAAATTTACTACGATACACGAACTCCTAAACTGGGCTATAAAGAAGCGTACAAAGGGGATGAACCTGTATCCATTAATTGGGTTAATGTGAAATAA
- a CDS encoding RNA polymerase sigma factor, protein MMHEEQAQSFMRAAAQHTQLLTRYAKSLTKDQDEAHDLYSDALIKCYDRILVHGFTGSFIAYLISAIKYNFYHAQRDKKYILPLSNTIADEIPEAEDDAEARSAIATTIKLFVSSHYPPHEYEVFDLHIHGLTYREIAFLTSYTATRAYNLIQRIRQEVKDSFGVKSYK, encoded by the coding sequence ATGATGCACGAAGAACAGGCGCAGTCCTTTATGCGCGCAGCCGCTCAACACACCCAGTTACTGACCAGGTATGCCAAATCTTTGACGAAAGATCAAGACGAGGCGCACGACCTATATTCTGATGCTCTAATTAAATGCTATGATAGGATACTTGTCCATGGCTTCACGGGAAGCTTTATAGCTTATTTAATATCAGCTATAAAGTATAATTTTTATCATGCACAGAGAGATAAAAAATATATTTTGCCGCTTTCAAATACGATAGCTGATGAAATTCCAGAGGCAGAAGATGATGCTGAGGCTCGTAGTGCAATAGCCACCACTATTAAGCTATTTGTCTCTTCTCATTACCCGCCACATGAATACGAAGTGTTCGACCTGCACATCCACGGCCTCACTTACCGTGAGATTGCATTCCTAACATCCTATACGGCTACCAGAGCTTACAATTTGATACAACGTATTAGGCAGGAAGTAAAGGACAGTTTTGGCGTTAAAAGCTACAAATAG
- a CDS encoding phage terminase large subunit, producing MKLTIKQTRALDILEDTTTTELLYGGGAGGGKSALGCYWLLKNCLRYPGTRWLMGRSKLKSLKETTLNTFFEICKLQGVSTSVYRYHQQDNIIYFSNGSQIILKDLFLYPSDPNFDSLGSLEITGGFVDECNQIVQKAWQIVKSRIRYKLDEFNLIPKLLGSCNPAKTWVYTYFYKPFKEKALEPFKAFIQSLLSDNPHVSKHYRDNLLTLDKASKERLLFGNWEYDQDPAKLMDYEKIIDCFTNDFVPGGKKYITADIARFGADSSIILLWDGFRVVGIKVLKGASVTEVAAAIREMARQHHIPLSQVVVDEDGVGGGVKDILRCKGFLNGSKALQGENYANLKSQCYFKMAERVQADGLYIQCEDPALKEKIIEEMEQVKQKDMDKDGKKAVIPKEEVKEILGRSPDLSDALMMREIFELTKSSFGYA from the coding sequence ATGAAGCTAACGATCAAGCAGACTAGAGCACTCGACATATTGGAGGACACCACCACCACGGAGCTGCTGTACGGCGGCGGCGCGGGCGGTGGCAAATCTGCACTGGGGTGTTACTGGCTGCTGAAAAATTGCCTTCGCTATCCTGGTACCCGCTGGCTGATGGGCAGGTCGAAACTCAAGAGCTTAAAGGAAACCACCCTCAACACTTTCTTTGAAATCTGTAAGCTCCAGGGAGTGAGTACCTCGGTTTACCGATACCACCAGCAGGACAACATTATTTATTTTTCCAACGGATCCCAGATCATTCTGAAGGATTTATTCCTGTATCCCAGTGACCCGAACTTTGACAGTCTGGGCTCGCTTGAGATCACAGGAGGGTTTGTTGATGAGTGTAATCAGATTGTGCAGAAAGCATGGCAGATTGTTAAGTCTCGTATTCGTTACAAGCTTGACGAGTTCAACCTGATACCTAAGTTGCTCGGCAGTTGCAACCCTGCGAAGACGTGGGTTTACACTTACTTCTACAAGCCATTCAAGGAAAAGGCACTGGAGCCTTTTAAGGCCTTCATTCAATCTTTGCTTTCCGATAATCCGCACGTCTCGAAACACTACCGTGATAACCTGCTGACACTGGATAAGGCTAGCAAAGAGCGTTTGCTGTTTGGTAACTGGGAGTACGATCAGGACCCCGCTAAACTCATGGATTATGAAAAAATTATTGACTGCTTCACGAACGACTTTGTGCCTGGTGGCAAGAAATACATTACTGCTGATATTGCTCGCTTTGGAGCTGACAGCTCTATCATTCTGCTATGGGATGGCTTTCGTGTCGTGGGAATTAAGGTGCTTAAAGGTGCATCGGTCACTGAAGTTGCAGCGGCTATACGTGAAATGGCGAGACAGCATCATATACCGCTATCGCAGGTTGTTGTCGACGAAGACGGTGTGGGCGGTGGTGTTAAGGATATACTGCGTTGCAAAGGTTTCCTGAACGGAAGCAAGGCACTGCAGGGGGAGAACTACGCCAACCTGAAAAGCCAGTGTTACTTCAAAATGGCTGAGCGTGTGCAGGCGGACGGGCTGTATATCCAGTGCGAAGATCCAGCGCTTAAGGAGAAGATCATTGAGGAAATGGAACAAGTGAAGCAAAAGGATATGGATAAGGACGGCAAGAAAGCAGTGATTCCTAAAGAGGAAGTGAAAGAAATACTTGGTCGTTCGCCTGACCTTTCCGATGCGCTAATGATGCGCGAAATTTTTGAATTAACTAAGTCATCTTTTGGATACGCATAA
- a CDS encoding terminase small subunit, whose translation MEEQKKLTAKEQRFVEEYCKDCNATQAAIRSGYSQKSAYSIGWENLRKPEISEAVKARLNELALPAEETTKLITDIAKGDIKNYYTITEVEESTRIKVPLSHVIESIREEMAFEEEYAARAELDEDELKSHKAAQAKRRRQIIRHHLELERDPQATGYVQGPPQKVKRTELDMVKLIEDKQAGRIKAIIPSEHGLKVELYPADAALDKLARMHGLYEKDNNQNISLTWHEERTYEANDQAD comes from the coding sequence ATGGAAGAGCAGAAGAAACTCACCGCAAAAGAGCAGCGCTTCGTGGAGGAGTACTGCAAGGATTGCAACGCTACGCAGGCCGCCATCAGGTCGGGCTACAGCCAAAAGTCGGCATATTCGATAGGTTGGGAAAACCTGAGAAAACCTGAGATTTCTGAAGCGGTAAAGGCAAGGCTCAATGAGCTCGCCTTGCCTGCCGAAGAGACAACAAAGCTGATAACCGACATTGCCAAGGGTGACATAAAGAACTATTACACCATCACGGAAGTGGAAGAGTCGACGCGCATAAAGGTGCCGCTTTCCCATGTGATCGAGAGCATCCGAGAAGAGATGGCATTCGAGGAGGAGTACGCCGCCCGCGCTGAGCTGGACGAAGATGAGCTGAAGAGCCACAAGGCAGCGCAGGCCAAGCGCCGCCGGCAGATCATTCGCCACCATTTGGAGCTAGAGCGAGACCCGCAGGCCACTGGCTATGTGCAGGGTCCACCGCAGAAGGTGAAGCGCACTGAACTAGACATGGTGAAGTTGATAGAAGATAAGCAGGCTGGGCGCATTAAAGCTATTATCCCCTCAGAACACGGGCTGAAGGTGGAGCTATATCCAGCGGATGCAGCTCTTGACAAGTTGGCCAGAATGCATGGTCTTTACGAAAAGGACAACAACCAGAACATCAGTCTCACTTGGCACGAGGAGCGCACCTATGAAGCTAACGATCAAGCAGACTAG
- a CDS encoding BT4734/BF3469 family protein produces MNKVSIFPKINVTRNGSDVELLSILNDICDGRWREVITTLRNLKTEEEQKQFKSDMLPYFTVSGTFRHRDQKGLEQHSGFACLDIDKKQNPGVNFKDLRKVIEKDNYTYSCFLSCRGWDGGLAVIVKIPTKYHEASYRALKEYFETTYSIALDKTSNVAWPRYVSYDPELYLNHDSETFEELQEEEAALVESQTSPCKAPIYPAPTRPTNYGHTALQTAVRKILDAPQGSKHHMRRDMAYLCGGYVATGLLSEHEAQQALEQAIMHTSPKSAWKVAFATVRSGIKKGQEKPILPEPLAYIAYESKSHGDQKELVAQKIAVSHGGNAQAIQAAVEAIYEEREETILAFWDVLYDEKKDIYKLHLSHVKYAEFLDGAGFRKYRRGKDVSIVRVSNNIVSEVVMDQIQTFILDYLNELPFHFDHVFRSQVIDQVMREHRHFFDERKMGFLRELQDEFLRDDKDTAYFFYRNGFVTVKPEAISFASYTELPSFIWQKQIRDRDIQLMPADEVGNCDFSRFLYNSSGQNQERLLSLYTLIGYECHGYKDPSNTKVAILVDQAISENPSGGTGKSLIFKAIGKVVPMVLVDCKTMDFKDKFWSQEVNEFTRVVFFDDWDGRRLPFDKLFVMATGEMKINRLYQGQTSLAYETSPKIGITTNDMISGAGDSHARRKFEFEIAPYYSKDFNPKDEFGRNFFDDWEESEWNSFDNLMMGCCQLFLKRGLLEPAPINLNRRKLLQATRIRGQQTGFASFMDAKLKDDKGLWLWAGGEYVISKPGTFEDFKSQEGIPDGALSAMEWDKWLKLYAQFEGLDVDTKKEKRDDIGNKFRAAIFSQKIL; encoded by the coding sequence ATGAATAAGGTATCAATCTTCCCTAAAATCAATGTTACAAGGAATGGGTCAGATGTAGAGTTGCTTTCTATTTTAAATGATATCTGTGATGGGCGCTGGCGGGAAGTAATAACAACTTTAAGGAATTTAAAGACCGAGGAGGAACAGAAGCAGTTCAAAAGTGACATGCTCCCTTATTTTACGGTTTCGGGCACATTTAGGCATAGAGACCAAAAGGGCTTAGAGCAGCATAGTGGTTTCGCCTGTCTTGATATTGACAAAAAGCAAAACCCAGGGGTTAATTTCAAGGATCTCCGTAAAGTAATTGAAAAGGATAACTATACTTATTCTTGCTTTCTGAGCTGCAGGGGGTGGGACGGCGGTCTTGCAGTAATTGTAAAGATCCCCACTAAATACCACGAAGCCAGTTATCGTGCTTTAAAGGAATATTTTGAAACAACATATAGTATTGCGTTAGACAAGACCTCTAATGTTGCCTGGCCACGATATGTGAGCTATGATCCTGAATTATATCTGAATCATGATAGTGAGACTTTCGAAGAACTGCAGGAGGAAGAAGCTGCGTTAGTAGAAAGCCAGACCAGTCCATGCAAAGCCCCTATTTACCCAGCACCTACAAGGCCGACTAATTATGGGCACACAGCATTGCAAACCGCAGTTAGGAAAATACTTGATGCTCCACAAGGATCAAAGCACCATATGCGTAGAGATATGGCCTATTTATGTGGGGGGTATGTTGCTACTGGTCTTCTCTCAGAACATGAGGCGCAGCAGGCATTAGAACAAGCTATCATGCATACTAGCCCTAAGTCTGCATGGAAAGTCGCTTTTGCTACCGTTAGGTCTGGAATAAAAAAAGGGCAGGAAAAACCGATTCTCCCAGAGCCTTTGGCCTATATTGCTTATGAAAGCAAGTCGCACGGCGACCAAAAGGAGTTGGTGGCGCAAAAGATAGCAGTTAGTCACGGAGGCAATGCCCAAGCAATACAGGCGGCAGTGGAAGCAATTTATGAGGAACGGGAAGAAACGATTCTTGCATTCTGGGATGTGCTTTATGATGAGAAAAAGGACATCTATAAGTTGCATTTATCCCACGTTAAGTATGCTGAGTTCCTTGATGGGGCCGGATTCCGGAAGTATCGAAGGGGCAAAGATGTATCTATTGTTCGGGTGTCGAACAACATTGTTTCAGAAGTGGTCATGGACCAGATTCAGACATTCATTTTGGACTATCTGAATGAGCTACCTTTTCATTTCGACCATGTGTTTCGCTCACAGGTTATAGACCAGGTAATGCGGGAGCACCGGCATTTCTTCGACGAGCGCAAGATGGGGTTTCTTCGTGAATTGCAGGATGAGTTTCTTCGGGATGATAAAGATACGGCTTACTTTTTCTATAGGAATGGCTTTGTTACAGTAAAACCGGAAGCTATCTCTTTTGCATCTTATACAGAGCTCCCAAGCTTTATATGGCAAAAGCAGATACGCGATAGAGATATTCAGCTCATGCCTGCGGATGAGGTAGGCAATTGTGATTTTAGTAGGTTCCTGTATAATTCATCGGGTCAGAATCAGGAGCGATTACTTTCTTTGTATACACTTATAGGTTATGAGTGCCATGGGTATAAGGACCCATCAAACACAAAAGTTGCTATTCTTGTAGATCAAGCGATCAGCGAGAATCCGTCCGGCGGTACAGGTAAATCATTAATTTTTAAAGCAATTGGTAAGGTAGTGCCCATGGTGCTGGTGGACTGCAAGACTATGGATTTTAAAGATAAGTTCTGGTCTCAGGAGGTTAATGAATTTACCCGTGTTGTTTTCTTTGATGATTGGGACGGACGGCGCTTACCTTTTGATAAGCTTTTTGTAATGGCCACTGGTGAGATGAAGATAAACCGGCTCTACCAGGGGCAAACAAGTTTAGCTTATGAGACCTCTCCTAAGATTGGGATTACCACCAATGATATGATCAGTGGTGCAGGAGATAGCCATGCTAGGCGAAAGTTCGAATTTGAGATAGCACCCTATTATAGTAAAGACTTCAATCCTAAAGACGAGTTCGGGCGCAATTTTTTTGATGACTGGGAAGAAAGCGAGTGGAATTCCTTTGATAACCTAATGATGGGATGTTGTCAGTTATTCCTCAAGCGGGGACTATTAGAGCCTGCTCCAATAAATCTCAACAGGCGCAAACTTTTGCAGGCCACCAGAATAAGAGGTCAACAAACCGGTTTTGCCTCTTTTATGGATGCAAAGCTTAAGGATGATAAAGGGTTATGGCTCTGGGCCGGAGGGGAGTATGTTATATCTAAACCAGGAACTTTTGAGGATTTCAAATCGCAGGAAGGTATCCCTGACGGAGCCCTCTCTGCAATGGAATGGGACAAGTGGCTTAAACTATATGCTCAATTTGAGGGGCTGGATGTAGATACTAAGAAGGAGAAGAGAGACGATATAGGCAATAAGTTCAGAGCTGCTATATTTAGCCAAAAAATCCTATAA
- a CDS encoding helix-turn-helix domain-containing protein gives MNVKEFSFIATLSPDERQLLVQEVVEALTPLLLAKADATILETEQPISKVEACRLLRCSQPTMTKWMAEGKVPFYRKGRRVYFFKSEVLSSLEQPFKRA, from the coding sequence ATGAATGTAAAGGAATTTTCTTTTATAGCAACACTTTCTCCAGATGAGCGACAATTGTTAGTGCAGGAAGTTGTGGAAGCGCTTACGCCATTATTGTTAGCTAAAGCAGATGCTACAATACTTGAAACTGAGCAACCAATCTCTAAGGTTGAGGCATGCCGCTTGTTACGTTGTTCCCAACCTACAATGACGAAATGGATGGCTGAGGGAAAAGTGCCGTTTTATCGTAAAGGGCGCCGTGTTTATTTCTTCAAGTCTGAAGTATTATCCTCTCTTGAACAACCATTTAAAAGAGCATAG
- a CDS encoding site-specific integrase, whose product MTLNFYLDKPKSEGDTAIYLYLRTGTQTIKIKTGQYITPRHWNTKADKSGNHVKRSYIGSLEFNGWLAGFKADIHKLYNKLTAGNSAVTMQELREAIEDFQLNKEPAAASGFFDHFQSFIDINTTERSKATIAKYKVVKKHLEKFCKDQRYSLSFDTVNLHFFDLFKTFAIQTLKHTDNTLWKDFAIVKTFMNWALDRGLHQNLIYKKFKAPQKDAETIYLTEAELMTLYNADLSKDKKLDQVRDVFCFGCFTGQRYSDIANLKRTDIKGDRWVLRTVKTDKPHQVPLNAFALAILEKYKDELKPLPVISNQKTNEYLKDLGELLEIDEPTTLYKRRGNEKLSNMQPKYKFIGTHTARRTFITLSLEKGMRPEVVMRISGHSNYSSFKKYIKLSEKVTEQEMNQIWQLPAQMKVVS is encoded by the coding sequence ATGACACTAAATTTTTACTTGGATAAGCCGAAGTCCGAAGGGGATACGGCTATCTACCTGTACCTGCGTACCGGTACTCAAACAATCAAGATAAAGACGGGGCAATACATTACCCCCAGGCACTGGAATACTAAGGCGGATAAAAGCGGCAACCACGTGAAGCGGTCATATATCGGCAGCCTAGAGTTTAACGGTTGGTTGGCTGGATTCAAGGCAGACATCCACAAGCTTTATAACAAGCTTACCGCTGGGAATAGCGCAGTCACTATGCAGGAGCTCAGAGAAGCAATCGAGGATTTCCAGCTTAACAAAGAGCCCGCTGCAGCCTCGGGCTTCTTTGACCACTTTCAAAGTTTTATCGATATAAATACGACTGAACGCAGCAAAGCTACTATTGCAAAATACAAGGTTGTGAAAAAGCACCTGGAGAAGTTCTGCAAGGACCAGCGATATAGCTTAAGCTTCGATACTGTTAATTTACACTTTTTCGACTTGTTCAAAACTTTTGCAATCCAGACACTCAAGCATACCGATAATACGCTTTGGAAGGATTTCGCCATTGTAAAGACTTTCATGAATTGGGCACTGGACCGGGGCCTACACCAGAACCTTATTTATAAGAAGTTTAAAGCACCACAAAAAGATGCTGAAACCATCTACCTAACTGAGGCTGAGCTGATGACATTGTATAATGCGGATCTGTCAAAGGATAAAAAGCTTGACCAGGTGCGTGATGTTTTCTGCTTTGGGTGCTTTACCGGGCAGAGGTACTCTGACATAGCAAATCTTAAGCGTACTGACATCAAAGGAGACCGTTGGGTGCTTCGTACGGTAAAGACTGATAAGCCGCACCAGGTACCTCTAAATGCGTTCGCTCTGGCCATACTTGAAAAATATAAGGATGAACTAAAGCCTCTGCCTGTGATCAGTAACCAAAAGACAAACGAATATCTGAAGGATCTAGGGGAACTGCTGGAGATCGATGAGCCTACAACCTTATATAAGCGCCGTGGGAATGAAAAGCTATCTAACATGCAGCCTAAGTATAAGTTCATCGGTACCCACACTGCCAGGCGTACCTTCATTACTCTGTCTCTTGAGAAGGGTATGCGGCCGGAGGTGGTAATGCGTATTTCCGGCCACTCCAATTACAGCTCCTTTAAGAAGTATATCAAGCTTTCGGAGAAGGTAACAGAGCAGGAAATGAATCAGATCTGGCAGTTGCCGGCGCAAATGAAGGTGGTATCTTAA